In a genomic window of Flavobacterium lipolyticum:
- a CDS encoding zinc-dependent metalloprotease family protein, with protein MEKKIIFGIFIVFSLVSCSRENTGLESDLSNSVAYKISELPQLPDFAKPIRESGEIREFSLIKKDGAKLNFDLKSAEQILFGKKRTLTGTVEANEKYENAIMIIGDNGFELYFKDNGEELVLKGKKDLDVGVEELDLNFDRVEKKEFLVAANKLGHNGEVLLRNYLNQQSTSKKDDSHFEVITEKYDNYRLINETATLRRKELVEGRIAGGCLSIVPPVDPSPQLFNPTKPPGILNMDSRKTYNIEVVYMENAFPYMFHYVKLVYSLMRLRGKLGLKKEEYCQVPNFNFYTPEDTPAAKAEYLASFARVSDADKQLKHLVSYNIKHPNKLGFKVVRCAFFTGHKWSNSNLGLAYVGTYGNSYSGKGFSSLIISDLANNAFAHECGHNLGADHVNDVNDVMYRYNALDGSGKYEHLDKGNLSAIKDCMQNRW; from the coding sequence ATGGAAAAGAAAATTATTTTCGGGATTTTTATAGTGTTTTCGCTTGTTTCCTGTAGTAGAGAAAATACGGGATTAGAGTCAGATCTATCAAACAGCGTTGCTTATAAAATATCAGAACTACCACAGTTGCCCGATTTTGCAAAGCCAATAAGAGAATCTGGAGAAATAAGAGAATTTAGTTTAATTAAGAAAGATGGAGCAAAACTGAATTTTGATTTGAAAAGCGCAGAGCAGATTTTATTTGGCAAAAAAAGGACCTTAACAGGCACAGTTGAAGCGAACGAAAAGTATGAAAATGCTATTATGATTATAGGTGATAATGGATTTGAATTGTACTTTAAAGATAATGGAGAAGAATTAGTTCTCAAAGGGAAAAAGGACTTAGATGTAGGGGTTGAAGAGCTGGATTTAAATTTTGATCGGGTAGAAAAGAAAGAATTTTTAGTTGCAGCAAACAAATTAGGACATAACGGAGAGGTATTATTGAGAAATTATCTAAATCAGCAAAGTACTAGCAAAAAGGATGATAGCCATTTTGAAGTTATTACTGAAAAGTATGACAATTATAGGCTGATTAATGAAACTGCTACATTAAGAAGAAAAGAATTAGTTGAAGGTAGAATAGCAGGAGGATGTTTATCCATTGTACCTCCGGTTGATCCATCACCTCAATTATTCAATCCAACCAAACCACCCGGTATACTAAATATGGATTCCAGGAAAACATACAATATTGAGGTTGTTTACATGGAAAATGCTTTCCCTTACATGTTTCATTATGTTAAACTTGTATATTCTCTTATGCGATTGAGGGGGAAATTAGGTTTAAAAAAAGAGGAATATTGTCAAGTTCCTAACTTCAATTTTTATACACCTGAAGATACACCTGCGGCTAAGGCGGAATATCTGGCTTCTTTTGCTAGAGTTAGTGACGCCGATAAACAGTTAAAACATTTGGTTTCGTATAATATAAAGCATCCCAATAAATTAGGTTTCAAAGTGGTTAGATGCGCGTTTTTCACTGGGCATAAATGGAGTAATAGTAACTTAGGTTTGGCATATGTAGGTACATATGGTAATTCTTATTCTGGAAAAGGGTTTAGTTCATTAATCATTTCTGATTTAGCAAACAACGCTTTTGCTCACGAGTGTGGACATAATTTAGGGGCTGATCATGTTAATGATGTTAATGATGTTATGTATAGGTACAATGCACTTGATGGATCAGGTAAATATGAACATCTTGATAAAGGTAATTTGTCAGCAATAAAAGATTGTATGCAAAATAGATGGTAA
- the purL gene encoding phosphoribosylformylglycinamidine synthase — translation MIHFFENQSKTVFAVQTQNEISAQDISKLNWLFADSNKIEKSALTDFFVGPRATMITPWSTNAVEITQNMGITGIIRIEEFHPATVDFSDFDPMLFQKFSQLDQEIFTINVQPEPILEIDDIAAYNTTEGLALSEEEVDYLNNLSTKLGRKLTDSEIFAFSQANSEHCRHKIFNGTFVIDGEEKETSLFKLIKKTSQENPNDIVSAYKDNVAFVKGPKVQQFAPKTADKPDYYEIKEFDSVLSLKAETHNFPTTVEPFNGAATGSGGEIRDRLAGGQGSLPLAGTAVYMTSYSRLKSFDSAQGDRKWENAVEERKWLYQTPMDILIKASNGASDFGNKFGQPLITGSVLTFEHSENDRKIGYDKVIMQAGGIGYGKLDQAIKKKPQEGDKIVILGGENYRIGMGGAAVSSADTGAFGSGIELNAIQRSNPEMQKRAANAIRGLVESDNNPIVSIHDHGAGGHLNCLSELVEETGGLIDLDKLPVGDPTLSAKEIIGNESQERMGLVIGQKDIDTLQRIADRERSPMYQVGDVTGDHRFTFESKTNGSKPMDYALEDFFGSSPKTVMTDKTIDRKYADVAYNTADFENYLKDVLRLEAVASKDWLTNKVDRCVGGKVAKQQNAGPLQLPLNNVGVMALDYLGKEGIATSIGHAPIAALIDPVAGSRNAIAESLSNIIWAPIKDQLKGISLSANWMWACKNEGEDARLYAAVEGCSEFAIELGINIPTGKDSLSMKQKYPNDEVIAPGTVIISAAGNCTDIKKVVEPVLQRNGDSIYYINLSQDDFKLGGSSFAQIRNTIGKETSTIKDASFFKNAFNTIQELIGENQILAGHDIGSGGLITTLLELCFADVNLGAKIDFSAFAEKDLLKILFAENIGIVFQAKSDTAVEAKLNANNIEFYKLGKATTTETLDLGPWTLDIKAYRDIWFETSYLLDQKQSKNGRAQARFENYKNQVLNYTFPSHFTGKKPIISSEVKRPKAAIIREKGSNSEREMANAMYLAGFDVKDVHMTDLISGRETLEDIQFIGAVGGFSNSDVLGSAKGWAGAFLYNEKAKTALDNFFKREDTLSVGICNGCQLFMELEVINPEHEVHGKMLHNESQKHESIFTSVKVQENNSVMLSTLAGSTLGVWVSHGEGKFKLPLAEENYNIVSKYAYEGYPANPNGSDYNTAMLCDKTGRHLVMMPHIERSTFQWNWAHYPKDRNDEVSPWHEAFVNARKWIEKN, via the coding sequence ATGATCCATTTCTTTGAAAACCAAAGCAAAACTGTTTTTGCAGTACAGACGCAAAACGAAATTTCGGCTCAAGACATTTCAAAACTAAACTGGCTTTTTGCCGACTCCAATAAGATCGAAAAATCCGCACTGACGGATTTTTTTGTTGGTCCACGTGCCACTATGATCACTCCATGGAGTACAAATGCTGTAGAAATTACTCAAAACATGGGTATTACGGGCATTATCAGAATTGAAGAATTTCATCCGGCAACAGTTGATTTTTCAGATTTTGACCCAATGTTATTTCAGAAATTCAGCCAATTAGATCAGGAAATTTTCACGATCAATGTGCAGCCGGAACCTATTCTGGAAATTGATGATATTGCCGCTTACAATACAACAGAAGGATTAGCTTTAAGCGAAGAAGAAGTTGATTACTTAAATAATCTTTCTACTAAATTAGGAAGAAAACTAACTGACTCAGAGATTTTTGCTTTCTCACAAGCCAACTCAGAGCACTGCCGTCACAAAATCTTCAACGGAACATTTGTGATTGACGGAGAAGAAAAAGAAACTTCTCTATTCAAATTAATTAAAAAAACATCACAGGAAAATCCTAACGATATTGTTTCTGCTTATAAAGACAACGTTGCTTTTGTAAAAGGACCAAAAGTGCAGCAGTTTGCACCAAAAACAGCTGACAAACCAGATTATTACGAGATAAAAGAATTCGATTCCGTTTTATCTTTAAAAGCAGAAACACACAATTTCCCAACAACAGTTGAGCCTTTTAACGGAGCTGCAACCGGATCCGGAGGAGAAATTCGTGACCGTTTAGCCGGTGGCCAGGGTTCATTGCCATTAGCTGGAACAGCAGTTTACATGACTTCATATTCTCGTTTAAAGTCCTTCGACTCCGCTCAGGGTGACCGAAAATGGGAAAATGCTGTTGAAGAAAGAAAATGGCTGTACCAAACTCCAATGGATATTTTAATCAAAGCTTCAAACGGAGCTTCTGATTTTGGAAATAAATTCGGGCAACCGTTAATTACAGGTTCGGTTTTAACTTTCGAACATTCAGAAAACGACCGTAAAATTGGTTACGATAAAGTAATCATGCAGGCGGGTGGAATTGGTTACGGAAAATTAGATCAGGCAATCAAAAAGAAACCACAAGAAGGCGATAAAATCGTAATTCTTGGAGGAGAAAATTATAGAATTGGTATGGGTGGTGCTGCTGTTTCGTCTGCAGATACCGGAGCTTTTGGCTCAGGAATCGAGTTAAACGCAATTCAGCGTTCGAATCCTGAAATGCAAAAACGTGCTGCCAATGCGATTCGTGGTTTAGTAGAAAGCGATAATAACCCGATTGTTTCGATTCACGATCACGGAGCCGGAGGACACTTAAACTGTCTTTCTGAATTGGTGGAAGAGACCGGAGGATTAATCGACTTAGATAAATTACCTGTTGGAGACCCTACTCTTTCTGCCAAAGAAATTATCGGTAACGAATCTCAGGAAAGAATGGGATTGGTTATTGGTCAAAAAGATATCGATACTTTACAAAGAATTGCCGACAGAGAGCGTTCGCCAATGTATCAGGTTGGAGATGTAACGGGCGATCACCGTTTTACATTCGAATCTAAAACAAACGGTTCAAAACCGATGGATTATGCTTTAGAAGATTTCTTCGGAAGTTCTCCAAAAACAGTTATGACCGATAAAACAATTGACAGAAAATATGCTGATGTTGCTTACAACACAGCAGATTTCGAAAATTACTTAAAAGACGTTTTGCGTTTAGAAGCGGTTGCCTCAAAAGACTGGTTAACCAATAAAGTAGACCGTTGTGTGGGTGGAAAAGTAGCCAAACAACAAAATGCAGGACCTTTACAGTTGCCTTTGAATAATGTTGGAGTTATGGCTCTGGATTATTTAGGTAAAGAAGGAATCGCTACTTCTATCGGGCATGCTCCTATCGCTGCTTTGATTGACCCGGTTGCGGGATCCAGAAATGCTATTGCCGAGTCATTATCAAACATCATTTGGGCACCAATTAAAGATCAGTTAAAAGGAATTTCATTGTCTGCCAACTGGATGTGGGCTTGCAAAAACGAAGGTGAAGACGCTCGTTTATATGCTGCCGTAGAAGGTTGTTCTGAATTTGCAATCGAATTAGGAATCAATATTCCAACCGGAAAAGATTCTCTTTCGATGAAACAAAAATATCCAAACGACGAAGTAATTGCACCGGGAACGGTTATTATTTCGGCAGCAGGAAACTGTACCGATATCAAAAAAGTAGTAGAACCTGTTTTACAAAGAAACGGAGATTCAATCTATTATATCAATTTGTCTCAGGATGATTTCAAATTAGGAGGCTCTTCTTTTGCACAAATCAGAAATACAATCGGAAAAGAGACTTCTACTATTAAAGACGCTTCTTTCTTCAAAAATGCTTTTAATACCATTCAGGAATTAATTGGTGAAAACCAAATTTTAGCCGGACACGATATCGGAAGCGGTGGTTTGATCACAACTTTATTAGAATTGTGTTTTGCAGATGTAAACCTTGGGGCAAAAATTGACTTCAGCGCTTTCGCAGAAAAAGACTTATTGAAAATCCTTTTTGCAGAAAACATTGGTATTGTTTTCCAGGCGAAATCAGATACTGCTGTTGAAGCCAAATTAAATGCCAACAACATCGAGTTCTATAAATTAGGAAAAGCAACAACGACCGAGACTTTAGACCTTGGACCTTGGACTTTAGACATAAAAGCTTACAGAGACATCTGGTTCGAGACTTCATATTTATTAGATCAAAAACAATCTAAAAACGGAAGAGCTCAGGCACGATTTGAAAACTATAAAAATCAGGTTTTAAATTATACTTTCCCATCTCATTTCACTGGTAAAAAACCTATCATCTCGAGCGAAGTCAAGAGACCAAAAGCGGCTATTATCCGTGAGAAAGGAAGTAATTCTGAGCGTGAAATGGCAAATGCTATGTACTTAGCCGGTTTTGATGTAAAAGACGTTCACATGACTGATTTGATTTCGGGTCGTGAAACACTGGAAGACATTCAGTTTATTGGAGCTGTTGGAGGTTTCTCTAATTCTGATGTTTTAGGTTCTGCCAAAGGATGGGCCGGAGCTTTCTTATACAACGAAAAAGCAAAAACCGCTCTCGATAATTTCTTTAAAAGAGAAGATACGCTATCTGTCGGGATTTGTAACGGATGTCAATTGTTCATGGAATTAGAAGTGATCAATCCGGAGCATGAAGTTCACGGAAAAATGCTTCACAATGAAAGTCAGAAACACGAAAGCATCTTTACTTCTGTAAAAGTACAGGAAAACAACTCGGTTATGTTATCGACATTGGCCGGAAGCACTTTAGGAGTGTGGGTTTCTCATGGAGAAGGTAAATTCAAATTGCCTTTAGCCGAAGAAAACTACAACATTGTTTCTAAGTATGCTTACGAAGGTTATCCTGCAAACCCTAACGGATCTGATTACAACACAGCAATGTTATGTGACAAAACCGGAAGACATTTGGTAATGATGCCACACATTGAGCGCTCCACCTTCCAATGGAACTGGGCACATTATCCAAAAGACAGAAACGACGAGGTTTCGCCTTGGCACGAAGCTTTTGTCAACGCCAGAAAATGGATTGAAAAAAACTAA
- a CDS encoding zinc-dependent metalloprotease family protein: MKKKIVFRIFIVFSLVSCSRENVGLESDLSNSVAYKISELPQLPDFAKPIRESGEIREFSLIKKDGTKLNFDLKSAEQTLFGKKRTLTGTVEANEKYENAIMIIGDNGFELYFKDNGEELVLKGKKDLDVGVEELDLNFDKAEKKEFLVAANKLGHNGEVLLKNYLSQQSTSKKDDSHFEVITEKYDNYKLINETATSRRKELVEGRIAGGCLSIVPPVASPQLFNSSKPTGILNKDSRKTYNIEVAYMEKDFPYMFHYVKLVYSLMQVGRKLGLKKEEYCQVPNFNFYKPEDTPAAKAEYLASFARVNKSRAQLDNLVEYLDRHPNKLGIKVVRCAFFTGYKWDNGALGLAYKGTYGNSYFGTEYSSLIISDLGNNAFAHECGHNLGASHVNDPNDVMYAFEGYGNYQHFDKGNLSTIKDCIQNRW, from the coding sequence ATGAAAAAGAAAATTGTTTTCAGGATTTTTATAGTGTTTTCACTTGTTTCCTGTAGTAGAGAAAATGTTGGATTAGAGTCAGATTTATCAAACAGCGTTGCTTATAAAATATCAGAACTACCACAGTTACCTGATTTTGCAAAGCCAATAAGAGAATCTGGAGAAATAAGAGAATTTAGTTTAATTAAGAAAGATGGAACAAAACTGAATTTTGATTTGAAAAGCGCAGAGCAGACTTTATTTGGCAAAAAAAGGACCTTAACTGGCACAGTTGAAGCGAACGAAAAGTATGAAAATGCTATTATGATTATAGGTGATAATGGATTTGAATTGTACTTTAAAGATAATGGAGAAGAATTGGTTCTCAAAGGGAAAAAGGACTTAGATGTAGGGGTTGAAGAGCTGGATTTAAATTTTGATAAGGCAGAAAAGAAAGAATTTTTAGTTGCAGCAAACAAATTAGGACATAACGGAGAGGTATTATTGAAAAATTATCTAAGTCAGCAAAGTACTAGCAAAAAGGATGATAGCCATTTTGAAGTTATTACTGAAAAGTATGATAATTATAAGCTGATTAATGAAACTGCTACATCAAGAAGAAAAGAATTAGTTGAAGGTAGAATAGCAGGAGGATGTTTATCCATTGTACCTCCGGTTGCATCACCTCAATTATTCAATTCATCCAAACCAACCGGTATACTAAATAAGGATTCCAGGAAAACATACAATATTGAGGTTGCTTACATGGAAAAAGATTTCCCTTACATGTTTCATTATGTTAAACTTGTGTATTCTCTTATGCAAGTGGGGAGAAAATTGGGTTTAAAAAAAGAAGAATATTGTCAAGTTCCTAACTTCAATTTTTATAAACCTGAAGATACACCTGCTGCTAAGGCGGAATATTTGGCTTCTTTTGCTAGAGTTAATAAGTCCCGCGCCCAGTTAGATAATTTGGTTGAATATCTTGATAGACATCCTAATAAATTAGGTATCAAAGTAGTTAGATGTGCCTTTTTTACCGGATATAAATGGGATAATGGTGCATTAGGTTTGGCATATAAAGGTACATATGGTAATTCTTATTTTGGAACAGAGTATAGTTCATTAATTATTTCTGATTTAGGAAACAACGCTTTTGCTCACGAATGTGGACATAATTTAGGAGCTAGTCATGTTAATGATCCTAATGATGTTATGTATGCTTTTGAAGGGTATGGTAATTACCAACATTTTGATAAAGGTAATTTGTCAACAATAAAAGATTGTATACAAAATAGATGGTAA
- a CDS encoding TonB-dependent receptor domain-containing protein: protein MKKWTLNLSLRLLLLIISQVVFSQNPSVKGTVSDGKLAIEFVDVVLKNTADSTKVAGYAITDATGNFSLDHVASGEYKIQFKLIGFKTVTQKVKFTGSPISIGTITLKTDTNLLNTVVVNSHKKQIQKTNEGFIFNAVSNLTQTGGTATDMLKNIPTVAVDADGGITLRGKSPMILINGKNSAITNMDQIAASSIESIEVISNPTAKYDANAESGIINIRLKKNNQSGMNGAVVLGGGFGAKGRLNSSVLLNHKTDKWNFGLGYDNRFAGRTKKIKGERINYLIDDEHYINQNRNDQRTEGLQNLKFNIDFSPNENNSFSFEALGNMESQDNGETLYTQVNNSTNQFFSSNKRHSLELERSKVGELAFSYDRKFADDQKSLNASITSSFNKHRENTDIDTYQFDQYDNLIGNAAWQRTHNYEHENISNAIVNYALPVSERTILETGYKGTFRFFNSNFESADQTNGEYVVNPLASNGFKFNEQINAVYGMLNSYIGTKETPKWKYNLGLRAEQVSNNGKTQNNSDNFSNHYVKLFPSASLQLNLAADEFLKMSYSKRINRPDLDNLNPFIDITDALNPHGGNPYLKPEIIHIIETGYSKEWSKYSLSTNAFYRNATNTIRQYAELQDNGVVLQQPRNIGSTITYGLETIFSLKPVGFYDANISITAFQQNINASNLAQDVVNNAFSWYGKIINNFVPWKGGKLQIIGNYNSALATAQGKRIPIYNVDMGFQQKLGKGNARLGLVVTDMFNTLESGFKNNTALFSNNRTSKSDTRALMLTFAYTFKSDFKEKLLENQFSTE from the coding sequence ATGAAAAAATGGACATTAAATTTATCGCTTCGATTACTCTTACTTATAATAAGCCAGGTTGTATTTTCCCAAAATCCCTCTGTTAAAGGAACTGTATCTGATGGAAAGCTAGCCATCGAATTTGTCGATGTGGTTTTAAAAAACACTGCCGATTCTACTAAAGTTGCCGGATATGCGATTACAGATGCTACCGGAAATTTCTCTTTAGATCATGTCGCTTCGGGTGAATATAAAATTCAGTTCAAATTAATCGGTTTTAAAACCGTTACTCAAAAAGTAAAATTTACAGGATCTCCTATTTCTATTGGAACCATAACTTTAAAAACGGACACTAATCTGTTAAATACTGTTGTTGTAAATTCTCATAAAAAGCAGATTCAAAAAACCAACGAAGGCTTCATTTTTAATGCCGTTTCGAATCTGACACAAACGGGCGGAACCGCTACTGATATGCTCAAAAACATTCCTACAGTAGCTGTGGATGCAGACGGAGGAATTACCTTGAGAGGAAAATCACCTATGATTTTGATTAACGGAAAAAACTCCGCCATTACCAATATGGATCAGATTGCAGCAAGCAGTATTGAAAGTATTGAGGTTATCAGTAATCCTACTGCCAAATACGATGCAAATGCAGAGAGTGGTATTATCAATATCAGACTCAAAAAAAACAACCAAAGCGGTATGAATGGTGCAGTGGTTTTAGGAGGTGGTTTTGGAGCCAAAGGCAGATTAAACAGCTCCGTGCTCTTAAATCATAAAACAGATAAATGGAATTTTGGATTGGGATACGACAACCGCTTTGCCGGAAGAACTAAAAAGATCAAAGGTGAAAGAATCAATTATCTGATTGATGACGAACATTATATCAATCAAAACAGAAACGACCAACGAACAGAAGGTTTGCAGAATTTGAAATTCAACATTGATTTTTCACCAAACGAAAACAACAGCTTTTCTTTTGAAGCTTTGGGAAATATGGAAAGTCAGGACAATGGCGAAACTTTATACACGCAGGTAAACAACAGTACCAATCAGTTTTTCTCGAGCAATAAAAGACATTCTCTGGAACTCGAACGCTCTAAGGTAGGCGAACTTGCTTTTAGCTATGACCGAAAATTTGCCGATGACCAAAAGAGTCTGAATGCCAGTATTACCTCATCTTTCAACAAACACAGAGAAAACACTGACATTGATACCTATCAATTCGATCAATACGACAACCTGATTGGTAATGCTGCATGGCAAAGAACACACAATTACGAACACGAAAATATCTCGAACGCTATTGTAAATTATGCGCTTCCGGTTTCAGAAAGAACCATTTTAGAGACGGGCTACAAAGGAACCTTCCGATTCTTCAACTCCAATTTTGAAAGTGCCGATCAAACGAATGGAGAATACGTGGTAAATCCTTTGGCAAGCAACGGCTTCAAATTCAACGAGCAAATCAATGCCGTTTACGGAATGCTAAACTCCTATATTGGCACTAAAGAAACTCCCAAATGGAAATACAACCTGGGATTACGTGCCGAACAGGTTTCAAACAATGGAAAAACTCAAAACAACAGTGATAACTTCTCCAATCATTATGTAAAACTTTTCCCTTCTGCCTCTTTACAACTTAATTTAGCTGCAGATGAATTTCTGAAAATGAGTTACAGCAAACGTATCAATCGTCCGGATTTAGACAACTTAAATCCTTTTATTGATATTACCGATGCCTTGAATCCGCATGGAGGAAATCCGTACTTAAAACCGGAAATCATTCATATTATTGAAACAGGTTATTCCAAAGAATGGTCTAAATATTCCCTTTCTACCAATGCTTTTTACAGAAACGCCACCAATACAATCAGACAATATGCCGAATTACAGGACAACGGAGTAGTTTTGCAACAGCCCAGAAATATTGGAAGCACCATTACTTATGGTCTTGAAACTATTTTCAGCTTAAAACCCGTTGGATTCTACGATGCCAATATCAGTATCACTGCTTTTCAGCAAAATATAAACGCCTCCAATCTGGCTCAGGATGTAGTCAACAATGCATTCAGCTGGTACGGAAAGATCATCAATAATTTTGTTCCGTGGAAAGGTGGAAAACTGCAAATTATCGGAAATTACAATTCGGCACTTGCTACCGCGCAGGGAAAAAGAATTCCGATCTATAATGTAGATATGGGTTTTCAGCAAAAACTGGGTAAAGGCAATGCCCGTTTAGGCTTAGTGGTTACCGATATGTTCAACACACTTGAAAGCGGTTTTAAAAACAATACGGCTTTGTTCAGTAACAACCGTACTTCGAAGTCAGATACACGTGCTCTGATGCTTACTTTTGCTTACACCTTTAAATCTGACTTTAAAGAAAAATTACTGGAAAACCAGTTTTCGACAGAGTAG